ACCCTGTATTAATGAGACAGTGCAAATCATCCTGTCAATAAAATCTACATTTAGGAGACATTCTGTGTTAGAAGCCCCCCCTCCCAGAGTTCAATTAATGATACCTACCAGGAATAAGAATTTgcattgaaatacatttttctgtttgattaTTAAGACCCTCCTGCCAGGCTGAAGTCACAGACATCTGCCAAGCTGATGTTTAACCAGAGCTCCGTGGTGACTGAGTTCATACTTCTGGGTTTTCCCATGGTCTGGGAACTGGATGTCCTTTTCTTCATCGTGTTTCTCATAATCTATGTATTGACAGTCTCTGGGAATGTGACCATCATCTCAGTCACACTGGCTGATCGTCGACTCCACAGCCCCATGTATATCTTCCTTTGTAATCTCTCTTTCCTGGATATCATGGTGACAACAGCCATTGTCCCAAAAATGATGCAAGATTTCATCTCTTTGGAAAAGACTGTCTCTGTGCCTGCATGCATCTCACAAtgttatttctactttttttttttggcactacCGAAGTCATTCTCTTGGCTGTCATGTCACTTGATCGCTATGTCGCCATCTGCATCCCACTCAGATACTCCACCATCATGAGCACCCAGATGTCCTTCCAACTAGGGTTGGCATCTTGGGCTGGGGGCTTCTTCTCTGTCCTCTCTCCCATGATCATTATCTCCTGGCTCCCCTTCTGTGGGCCAAATGTTATTGATCACGTTTTTTGTGATATTGAGCCATTGATCAAGTTCTCTTGTGGAGATACCCATCTCCTGGAAGTGCTGAAGTTTGTATTGTCTACTGTGGTGCTCCTGTGCTCTCTGCTATGTACCATTCTATCATATCTGTACATCATCATCACTATTCTCCATATCCCTTCATCCTCTGGCTGGAAGAAGGCCTTCTCCACTTGTGCCTCCCACATCACCGTGGCTTCCATATTCTATGGCAGTGCCATCTTCATGTACATAGTGCCAAACAAAGAGTTTTCCTTCTCCCTCAAGAAGGCAGTCACCCTGCAGACGGCTGTTTTCTCTCATTTGCTTAATCCTTTCATCTACACCTTGAGAAACCAGCAGGTCAGGGATGCTCTGAAGGACACTGTCTCCCACATCCTAAGTAGTACAAAAGCTTTCAGAGTGAACTGTAAATTGAGTGAACAATAAGGGCATCCTCAAGCTCTCGACATTCCTGACTTTGTACATAAACTGCAGCTCATCTCAGACAGGCTCTGTAAGGAAGTTTGCAAGAAGCAGTATTCTTGTGTGCGTGATTTCTCTCCACATGTTCCATTCTTATAGTAAATTCCTTCCagtgaataaataaatgtttaaactcAGATATGGTGCATGTTTCACACAGGATACTTTGTACATGCCAAAGACATAGTAAAATATTAGATCTGTTCAATTAAATTAGAACTGTTTAGTAGTATAAATGATTCtgctattaaaaaatatattcatatgaGAGTCCTTGAAGACTTCTTTTACCTAGAAACAATCAAGTGGTAAAGTTTAGcgttattaaaatacaaaattccaAACCCAGTCTTCAGTAACTTCTTTCAGTGAGAAACTCATTATACCAGCTGTTTTCAATGTCCATGGATAAACAAtggtatgttttttaaaagacaaaggaCACAAAAGACTGATTATTTGCACATGTAGTGCTAGTGGTATAAAAGTACCTCAGAACTGAAAATACTATTCAAATGCAATCTAAGAAGAGGGACTGACAAAAATATGCAAGAAGTGACCCATCAGCACCTTATCTCCACACTGAGACTTGTAGTCATACTCCTTGCTCCCCTTTTCAAGTGCCAAAAAGAGCAGGCAACAAAGTTGATGTTCACATGCTATACACCACTGCTGGGATGAAGAGACATCCTCACCAGGGGATAGCTGCCTACACAGATCAGCAATTTAGAAATCTGGCATTTCACATTGTCTATAAACTGTTCTCAAGGCATGTAACAGTTAATTATTCTGCATTATAGAAAGGCTGGTCATATCTTTTTAAAACTCCAGGAGAGCAGATGGGTCCTTACAAGAAATAGAGAGAAGCAGGAGAgatgaaggacaagaagaaagatAAATAACTCTAAATAACTCTAAGTATTCAAAGAAGGTAGAAACAAGCCAAGTC
This genomic stretch from Strix aluco isolate bStrAlu1 chromosome 24, bStrAlu1.hap1, whole genome shotgun sequence harbors:
- the LOC141934252 gene encoding LOW QUALITY PROTEIN: olfactory receptor 6M1-like (The sequence of the model RefSeq protein was modified relative to this genomic sequence to represent the inferred CDS: deleted 2 bases in 1 codon) encodes the protein MFNQSSVVTEFILLGFPMVWELDVLFFIVFLIIYVLTVSGNVTIISVTLADRRLHSPMYIFLCNLSFLDIMVTTAIVPKMMQDFISLEKTVSVPACISQCYFYFFFGTTEVILLAVMSLDRYVAICIPLRYSTIMSTQMSFQLGLASWAGGFFSVLSPMIIISWLPFCGPNVIDHVFCDIEPLIKFSCGDTHLLEVLKFVLSTVVLLCSLLCTILSYLYIIITILHIPSSSGWKKAFSTCASHITVASIFYGSAIFMYIVPNKEFSFSLKKAVTLQTAVFSHLLNPFIYTLRNQQVRDALKDTVSHILSSTKAFRVNCKLSEQ